One Augochlora pura isolate Apur16 chromosome 10, APUR_v2.2.1, whole genome shotgun sequence DNA window includes the following coding sequences:
- the LOC144475972 gene encoding histone lysine demethylase PHF8 isoform X2, with amino-acid sequence MELPVTYCLCGRSYDSEQFMIQCDVCKEWYHGGCVSIKEYMTIDLDKYHCSRCEAMCGPSLMKIKSNWHRHDYTETDADSKPVQTGTPVFIRELKSRHFPKADEIVKHVRGQQLTFQYLQTNAFENPIIIDGKDGLDMVVPPPNFSVYDVESYIGGDREMDVIDVTRQSNIRMKLRDFVEYYNSPCRTRVLNVISLEFTNTGLSPMVEAPYIARKLDWVNSVWPRDWSEDSDIKRPEVQKYCLMGVKDSFTDFHVDFGGTSVWYHVLRGEKVFYLIRPTPANLQLYQHWMCSSTQSETFFGDQADACYRCVLKQGQTMMIPTGWIHAVLTPVDSLVFGGNFVHSLNIPMQIQIYELEKKMKTPTKFQYPGFETINWFAAKKLLKELKELNNEGKKCPPYLLQGVKALLSILKQWNTDKDYNMISRGQIPENINSQKLLKDFSKEIRHAERYLISLNPPKPERESKRKKKKPLNKDFVDYDVADRMVDNPFKTTLKETNKVETTIGETLPSGRPPLKLTLPKPIMYPYVKTQGPSLEEKPSGPPNNKRSSKPGKQSPTVIRFKLGNNEVVRSTHDSINVYKNLSSDHPLDTTKDLTWKQTSIYDFHDGSNESDFGRLTVDESPKRKKTVRTNAQKRLKRDYDGDVDILSDVPKNGIEELLKASAYTLGNGAQRLDVTSTVIPQYSQPMPPPTGASPSTREAIAGMLSISEQCYSTTSDSTTKSAKTAKTKPQEDDDDDDDQSIENIDKVHQDDDFIYPALDASDDEDYMFKSKSKSQIDEAWNPKARVGPLLPKTNRPAREGVKKTSVEKGLEAAAAKRAKQSDDYLDNNMEKGSKKKLSTAKRTYNKKKPKSLPVSTAGGTSTSSTEESLKTNIGFGSILTSPNRLKDVKAKLAAPVPVERKPKKGMKTAKQRLGKILKLHKMMH; translated from the exons ATGGAGTTACCAGTCACGTATTGTTTGTGTGGACGTTCTTATGATTCCGAACAATTTATGATACAATGTGACGTCTGCAAAGAGTGGTACCACGGGGG GTGTGTATCCATAAAGGAGTACATGACCATAGACCTCGATAAGTATCACTGTTCACGTTGCGAAGCTATGTGTGGACCCTCTCTTA tgaaaataaaatcgaactgGCATAGACACGATTACACGGAGACAGATGCAGATAGTAAACCAGTTCAGACTGGAACACCAGTGTTTATAAGAGAATTGAAGTCTAGACACTTCCCAAAAGCCGATGAAATTGTTAAGCATGTGAGGGGTCAGCAAttaacttttcaatatttgcaGACAAATGCATTTGAGAATCCTATTATAATTGATGGAAAGGATGGATTGGATATGGTTGTTCCCCCTCCAAACTTCAGTGTTTACGATGTGGAAAGTTACATAG GTGGAGACCGAGAGATGGACGTGATCGATGTGACAAGACAAAGCAAtataagaatgaaattaaGAGACTTTGTCGAGTATTACAATTCCCCTTGCAGGACAAGGGTTCTTAATGTGATTAGTCTTGAATTTACAAACACTGG TCTTTCACCAATGGTCGAAGCACCATACATCGCGCGTAAACTCGACTGGGTTAATTCTGTTTGGCCGCGCGATTGGTCCGAGGATAGTGACATAAAACGTCCTgaagtacaaaaatattgcCTAATGGGGGTCAAAGACAGTTTCACAGATTTCCATGTTGATTTCGGCGGCACCTCCGTGTGGTACCACGTATTGCGTGGGGAGAAAGTGTTTTACCTGATTAGGCCGACTCCCGCGAATTTACAGTTGTATCAGCACTGGATGTGCAGTTCGACCCAAAGTGAAACTTTCTTCGGAGACCAAGCAGACGCGTGTTACAGATGTGTTTTAAAGCAGGGCCAAACTATGATGATTCCAACAGGATGGATACACGCTGTGCTAACTCCGGTAGATTCTTTGGTTTTTGGCGgaaattttgtacatagtCTCAACATTCCGATGCAGATACA AATATACGAATtagagaagaaaatgaaaacacCCACAAAGTTTCAATATCCAGGTTTTGAGACAATCAATTGGTTTGCAgcaaagaaattgttgaaagaattgaaagaattgaACAACGAAGGAAAGAAGTGCCCGCCGTATCTTTTACAGGGCGTTAAAGCGTTGCTTAGCATTCTCAAACAATGGAACACGGATAAAGAC TATAATATGATTAGCAGGGGACAGATACCGGAGAATATAAATAGTCAGAAGTTACTGAAAGATTTTAGCAAGGAAATTCGCCACGCAGAACGATATTTGATATCTCTAAATCCTCCTAAACCAGAGCGGGAGagtaaacgaaaaaaaaagaaaccatTGAACAAAGATTTCGTTGACTACGATGTAGCCGACAGAATGGTCGATAACCCATTCAAAACGACTTTGAAAGAAACGAACAAAGTTGAAACCACGATTGGTGAAACACTGCCGTCCGGACGACCGCCTTTAAAGTTAACTTTACCCAAACCCATCATGTACCCGTACGTTAAAACGCAGGGTCCATCATTGGAAGAGAAACCCAGCGGACCTCCGAACAATAAACGATCCTCGAAGCCAGGAAAACAGAGCCCGACTgtaattagatttaaattgGGCAACAACGAAGTTGTGAGAAGTACACACGATAgcattaatgtatataaaaatttatcttcggATCACCCGCTGGACACGACGAAAGATCTGACATGGAAACAGACTTCTATATACGATTTCCACGACGGTAGCAACGAGAGCGATTTCGGCCGATTAACAGTGGATGAATCcccgaaacgaaaaaaaacgGTGAGAACGAATGCACAGAAACGCCTGAAACGCGATTACGACGGCGACGTAGATATCTTGAGTGATGTACCAAAAAATGGAATCGAAGAACTGTTAAAAGCCTCAGCGTACACTTTAGGAAACGGCGCTCAAAGATTGGACGTAAC GTCTACGGTGATTCCACAGTACAGTCAACCAATGCCACCTCCTACAGG GGCTTCACCGTCGACGCGGGAGGCAATTGCTGGGATGCTGTCGATCAGCGAGCAGTGCTATTCTACCACATCCGACAGCACAACTAAATCCGCGAAAACCGCAAAAACGAAACCGCAAGAggatgatgacgatgacgacgatcagtcgatagaaaatattgataaagtTCATCAGGATGACGATTTCA TTTACCCAGCTTTGGACGCTTCGGACGACGAGGATTATATGTTTAAATCGAAGTCTAAGAGTCAAATAGATGAAGCATGGAATCCAAAAGCAAGGGTGGGACCTTTGTTGCCCAAAACGAATCGTCCAGCTCGGGAAGGTGTAAAGAAAACGTCTGTTGAGAAGGGTTTGGAggcggccgcggcgaaacgagcCAAACAATCG GATGATTATCTGGATAACAACATGGAGAAGGGCTCCAAGAAAAAATTG AGTACAGCGAAGAGGACGTACAATAAAAAGAAGCCGAAGTCCTTGCCTGTCAGCACGGCGGGTGGAACGTCGACTTCTTCTACAGAAGAGTCCTTGAAAACCAATATAGGGTTCGGCTCAATATTAACAAGTCCTAACAGGCTAAAGGATGTTAAAGCGAAATTGGCTGCTCCGGTTCCAGTCG AACGGAAACCAAAGAAAGGGATGAAAACAGCAAAACAACGGTTGGGAAAGATTTTAAAGTTACACAAAATGATGCACTAA
- the LOC144475972 gene encoding histone lysine demethylase PHF8 isoform X1 translates to MELPVTYCLCGRSYDSEQFMIQCDVCKEWYHGGCVSIKEYMTIDLDKYHCSRCEAMCGPSLMKIKSNWHRHDYTETDADSKPVQTGTPVFIRELKSRHFPKADEIVKHVRGQQLTFQYLQTNAFENPIIIDGKDGLDMVVPPPNFSVYDVESYIGGDREMDVIDVTRQSNIRMKLRDFVEYYNSPCRTRVLNVISLEFTNTGLSPMVEAPYIARKLDWVNSVWPRDWSEDSDIKRPEVQKYCLMGVKDSFTDFHVDFGGTSVWYHVLRGEKVFYLIRPTPANLQLYQHWMCSSTQSETFFGDQADACYRCVLKQGQTMMIPTGWIHAVLTPVDSLVFGGNFVHSLNIPMQIQIYELEKKMKTPTKFQYPGFETINWFAAKKLLKELKELNNEGKKCPPYLLQGVKALLSILKQWNTDKDYNMISRGQIPENINSQKLLKDFSKEIRHAERYLISLNPPKPERESKRKKKKPLNKDFVDYDVADRMVDNPFKTTLKETNKVETTIGETLPSGRPPLKLTLPKPIMYPYVKTQGPSLEEKPSGPPNNKRSSKPGKQSPTVIRFKLGNNEVVRSTHDSINVYKNLSSDHPLDTTKDLTWKQTSIYDFHDGSNESDFGRLTVDESPKRKKTVRTNAQKRLKRDYDGDVDILSDVPKNGIEELLKASAYTLGNGAQRLDVTSTVIPQYSQPMPPPTGSGRASPSTREAIAGMLSISEQCYSTTSDSTTKSAKTAKTKPQEDDDDDDDQSIENIDKVHQDDDFIYPALDASDDEDYMFKSKSKSQIDEAWNPKARVGPLLPKTNRPAREGVKKTSVEKGLEAAAAKRAKQSDDYLDNNMEKGSKKKLSTAKRTYNKKKPKSLPVSTAGGTSTSSTEESLKTNIGFGSILTSPNRLKDVKAKLAAPVPVERKPKKGMKTAKQRLGKILKLHKMMH, encoded by the exons ATGGAGTTACCAGTCACGTATTGTTTGTGTGGACGTTCTTATGATTCCGAACAATTTATGATACAATGTGACGTCTGCAAAGAGTGGTACCACGGGGG GTGTGTATCCATAAAGGAGTACATGACCATAGACCTCGATAAGTATCACTGTTCACGTTGCGAAGCTATGTGTGGACCCTCTCTTA tgaaaataaaatcgaactgGCATAGACACGATTACACGGAGACAGATGCAGATAGTAAACCAGTTCAGACTGGAACACCAGTGTTTATAAGAGAATTGAAGTCTAGACACTTCCCAAAAGCCGATGAAATTGTTAAGCATGTGAGGGGTCAGCAAttaacttttcaatatttgcaGACAAATGCATTTGAGAATCCTATTATAATTGATGGAAAGGATGGATTGGATATGGTTGTTCCCCCTCCAAACTTCAGTGTTTACGATGTGGAAAGTTACATAG GTGGAGACCGAGAGATGGACGTGATCGATGTGACAAGACAAAGCAAtataagaatgaaattaaGAGACTTTGTCGAGTATTACAATTCCCCTTGCAGGACAAGGGTTCTTAATGTGATTAGTCTTGAATTTACAAACACTGG TCTTTCACCAATGGTCGAAGCACCATACATCGCGCGTAAACTCGACTGGGTTAATTCTGTTTGGCCGCGCGATTGGTCCGAGGATAGTGACATAAAACGTCCTgaagtacaaaaatattgcCTAATGGGGGTCAAAGACAGTTTCACAGATTTCCATGTTGATTTCGGCGGCACCTCCGTGTGGTACCACGTATTGCGTGGGGAGAAAGTGTTTTACCTGATTAGGCCGACTCCCGCGAATTTACAGTTGTATCAGCACTGGATGTGCAGTTCGACCCAAAGTGAAACTTTCTTCGGAGACCAAGCAGACGCGTGTTACAGATGTGTTTTAAAGCAGGGCCAAACTATGATGATTCCAACAGGATGGATACACGCTGTGCTAACTCCGGTAGATTCTTTGGTTTTTGGCGgaaattttgtacatagtCTCAACATTCCGATGCAGATACA AATATACGAATtagagaagaaaatgaaaacacCCACAAAGTTTCAATATCCAGGTTTTGAGACAATCAATTGGTTTGCAgcaaagaaattgttgaaagaattgaaagaattgaACAACGAAGGAAAGAAGTGCCCGCCGTATCTTTTACAGGGCGTTAAAGCGTTGCTTAGCATTCTCAAACAATGGAACACGGATAAAGAC TATAATATGATTAGCAGGGGACAGATACCGGAGAATATAAATAGTCAGAAGTTACTGAAAGATTTTAGCAAGGAAATTCGCCACGCAGAACGATATTTGATATCTCTAAATCCTCCTAAACCAGAGCGGGAGagtaaacgaaaaaaaaagaaaccatTGAACAAAGATTTCGTTGACTACGATGTAGCCGACAGAATGGTCGATAACCCATTCAAAACGACTTTGAAAGAAACGAACAAAGTTGAAACCACGATTGGTGAAACACTGCCGTCCGGACGACCGCCTTTAAAGTTAACTTTACCCAAACCCATCATGTACCCGTACGTTAAAACGCAGGGTCCATCATTGGAAGAGAAACCCAGCGGACCTCCGAACAATAAACGATCCTCGAAGCCAGGAAAACAGAGCCCGACTgtaattagatttaaattgGGCAACAACGAAGTTGTGAGAAGTACACACGATAgcattaatgtatataaaaatttatcttcggATCACCCGCTGGACACGACGAAAGATCTGACATGGAAACAGACTTCTATATACGATTTCCACGACGGTAGCAACGAGAGCGATTTCGGCCGATTAACAGTGGATGAATCcccgaaacgaaaaaaaacgGTGAGAACGAATGCACAGAAACGCCTGAAACGCGATTACGACGGCGACGTAGATATCTTGAGTGATGTACCAAAAAATGGAATCGAAGAACTGTTAAAAGCCTCAGCGTACACTTTAGGAAACGGCGCTCAAAGATTGGACGTAAC GTCTACGGTGATTCCACAGTACAGTCAACCAATGCCACCTCCTACAGG TTCTGGCAGGGCTTCACCGTCGACGCGGGAGGCAATTGCTGGGATGCTGTCGATCAGCGAGCAGTGCTATTCTACCACATCCGACAGCACAACTAAATCCGCGAAAACCGCAAAAACGAAACCGCAAGAggatgatgacgatgacgacgatcagtcgatagaaaatattgataaagtTCATCAGGATGACGATTTCA TTTACCCAGCTTTGGACGCTTCGGACGACGAGGATTATATGTTTAAATCGAAGTCTAAGAGTCAAATAGATGAAGCATGGAATCCAAAAGCAAGGGTGGGACCTTTGTTGCCCAAAACGAATCGTCCAGCTCGGGAAGGTGTAAAGAAAACGTCTGTTGAGAAGGGTTTGGAggcggccgcggcgaaacgagcCAAACAATCG GATGATTATCTGGATAACAACATGGAGAAGGGCTCCAAGAAAAAATTG AGTACAGCGAAGAGGACGTACAATAAAAAGAAGCCGAAGTCCTTGCCTGTCAGCACGGCGGGTGGAACGTCGACTTCTTCTACAGAAGAGTCCTTGAAAACCAATATAGGGTTCGGCTCAATATTAACAAGTCCTAACAGGCTAAAGGATGTTAAAGCGAAATTGGCTGCTCCGGTTCCAGTCG AACGGAAACCAAAGAAAGGGATGAAAACAGCAAAACAACGGTTGGGAAAGATTTTAAAGTTACACAAAATGATGCACTAA
- the LOC144475972 gene encoding histone lysine demethylase PHF8 isoform X3: MELPVTYCLCGRSYDSEQFMIQCDVCKEWYHGGCVSIKEYMTIDLDKYHCSRCEAMCGPSLMKIKSNWHRHDYTETDADSKPVQTGTPVFIRELKSRHFPKADEIVKHVRGQQLTFQYLQTNAFENPIIIDGKDGLDMVVPPPNFSVYDVESYIGGDREMDVIDVTRQSNIRMKLRDFVEYYNSPCRTRVLNVISLEFTNTGLSPMVEAPYIARKLDWVNSVWPRDWSEDSDIKRPEVQKYCLMGVKDSFTDFHVDFGGTSVWYHVLRGEKVFYLIRPTPANLQLYQHWMCSSTQSETFFGDQADACYRCVLKQGQTMMIPTGWIHAVLTPVDSLVFGGNFVHSLNIPMQIQIYELEKKMKTPTKFQYPGFETINWFAAKKLLKELKELNNEGKKCPPYLLQGVKALLSILKQWNTDKDYNMISRGQIPENINSQKLLKDFSKEIRHAERYLISLNPPKPERESKRKKKKPLNKDFVDYDVADRMVDNPFKTTLKETNKVETTIGETLPSGRPPLKLTLPKPIMYPYVKTQGPSLEEKPSGPPNNKRSSKPGKQSPTVIRFKLGNNEVVRSTHDSINVYKNLSSDHPLDTTKDLTWKQTSIYDFHDGSNESDFGRLTVDESPKRKKTVRTNAQKRLKRDYDGDVDILSDVPKNGIEELLKASAYTLGNGAQRLDVTSTVIPQYSQPMPPPTGSGRASPSTREAIAGMLSISEQCYSTTSDSTTKSAKTAKTKPQEDDDDDDDQSIENIDKVHQDDDFIYPALDASDDEDYMFKSKSKSQIDEAWNPKARVGPLLPKTNRPAREGVKKTSVEKGLEAAAAKRAKQSSTAKRTYNKKKPKSLPVSTAGGTSTSSTEESLKTNIGFGSILTSPNRLKDVKAKLAAPVPVERKPKKGMKTAKQRLGKILKLHKMMH; this comes from the exons ATGGAGTTACCAGTCACGTATTGTTTGTGTGGACGTTCTTATGATTCCGAACAATTTATGATACAATGTGACGTCTGCAAAGAGTGGTACCACGGGGG GTGTGTATCCATAAAGGAGTACATGACCATAGACCTCGATAAGTATCACTGTTCACGTTGCGAAGCTATGTGTGGACCCTCTCTTA tgaaaataaaatcgaactgGCATAGACACGATTACACGGAGACAGATGCAGATAGTAAACCAGTTCAGACTGGAACACCAGTGTTTATAAGAGAATTGAAGTCTAGACACTTCCCAAAAGCCGATGAAATTGTTAAGCATGTGAGGGGTCAGCAAttaacttttcaatatttgcaGACAAATGCATTTGAGAATCCTATTATAATTGATGGAAAGGATGGATTGGATATGGTTGTTCCCCCTCCAAACTTCAGTGTTTACGATGTGGAAAGTTACATAG GTGGAGACCGAGAGATGGACGTGATCGATGTGACAAGACAAAGCAAtataagaatgaaattaaGAGACTTTGTCGAGTATTACAATTCCCCTTGCAGGACAAGGGTTCTTAATGTGATTAGTCTTGAATTTACAAACACTGG TCTTTCACCAATGGTCGAAGCACCATACATCGCGCGTAAACTCGACTGGGTTAATTCTGTTTGGCCGCGCGATTGGTCCGAGGATAGTGACATAAAACGTCCTgaagtacaaaaatattgcCTAATGGGGGTCAAAGACAGTTTCACAGATTTCCATGTTGATTTCGGCGGCACCTCCGTGTGGTACCACGTATTGCGTGGGGAGAAAGTGTTTTACCTGATTAGGCCGACTCCCGCGAATTTACAGTTGTATCAGCACTGGATGTGCAGTTCGACCCAAAGTGAAACTTTCTTCGGAGACCAAGCAGACGCGTGTTACAGATGTGTTTTAAAGCAGGGCCAAACTATGATGATTCCAACAGGATGGATACACGCTGTGCTAACTCCGGTAGATTCTTTGGTTTTTGGCGgaaattttgtacatagtCTCAACATTCCGATGCAGATACA AATATACGAATtagagaagaaaatgaaaacacCCACAAAGTTTCAATATCCAGGTTTTGAGACAATCAATTGGTTTGCAgcaaagaaattgttgaaagaattgaaagaattgaACAACGAAGGAAAGAAGTGCCCGCCGTATCTTTTACAGGGCGTTAAAGCGTTGCTTAGCATTCTCAAACAATGGAACACGGATAAAGAC TATAATATGATTAGCAGGGGACAGATACCGGAGAATATAAATAGTCAGAAGTTACTGAAAGATTTTAGCAAGGAAATTCGCCACGCAGAACGATATTTGATATCTCTAAATCCTCCTAAACCAGAGCGGGAGagtaaacgaaaaaaaaagaaaccatTGAACAAAGATTTCGTTGACTACGATGTAGCCGACAGAATGGTCGATAACCCATTCAAAACGACTTTGAAAGAAACGAACAAAGTTGAAACCACGATTGGTGAAACACTGCCGTCCGGACGACCGCCTTTAAAGTTAACTTTACCCAAACCCATCATGTACCCGTACGTTAAAACGCAGGGTCCATCATTGGAAGAGAAACCCAGCGGACCTCCGAACAATAAACGATCCTCGAAGCCAGGAAAACAGAGCCCGACTgtaattagatttaaattgGGCAACAACGAAGTTGTGAGAAGTACACACGATAgcattaatgtatataaaaatttatcttcggATCACCCGCTGGACACGACGAAAGATCTGACATGGAAACAGACTTCTATATACGATTTCCACGACGGTAGCAACGAGAGCGATTTCGGCCGATTAACAGTGGATGAATCcccgaaacgaaaaaaaacgGTGAGAACGAATGCACAGAAACGCCTGAAACGCGATTACGACGGCGACGTAGATATCTTGAGTGATGTACCAAAAAATGGAATCGAAGAACTGTTAAAAGCCTCAGCGTACACTTTAGGAAACGGCGCTCAAAGATTGGACGTAAC GTCTACGGTGATTCCACAGTACAGTCAACCAATGCCACCTCCTACAGG TTCTGGCAGGGCTTCACCGTCGACGCGGGAGGCAATTGCTGGGATGCTGTCGATCAGCGAGCAGTGCTATTCTACCACATCCGACAGCACAACTAAATCCGCGAAAACCGCAAAAACGAAACCGCAAGAggatgatgacgatgacgacgatcagtcgatagaaaatattgataaagtTCATCAGGATGACGATTTCA TTTACCCAGCTTTGGACGCTTCGGACGACGAGGATTATATGTTTAAATCGAAGTCTAAGAGTCAAATAGATGAAGCATGGAATCCAAAAGCAAGGGTGGGACCTTTGTTGCCCAAAACGAATCGTCCAGCTCGGGAAGGTGTAAAGAAAACGTCTGTTGAGAAGGGTTTGGAggcggccgcggcgaaacgagcCAAACAATCG AGTACAGCGAAGAGGACGTACAATAAAAAGAAGCCGAAGTCCTTGCCTGTCAGCACGGCGGGTGGAACGTCGACTTCTTCTACAGAAGAGTCCTTGAAAACCAATATAGGGTTCGGCTCAATATTAACAAGTCCTAACAGGCTAAAGGATGTTAAAGCGAAATTGGCTGCTCCGGTTCCAGTCG AACGGAAACCAAAGAAAGGGATGAAAACAGCAAAACAACGGTTGGGAAAGATTTTAAAGTTACACAAAATGATGCACTAA
- the LOC144475972 gene encoding histone lysine demethylase PHF8 isoform X4, which yields MVVPPPNFSVYDVESYIGGDREMDVIDVTRQSNIRMKLRDFVEYYNSPCRTRVLNVISLEFTNTGLSPMVEAPYIARKLDWVNSVWPRDWSEDSDIKRPEVQKYCLMGVKDSFTDFHVDFGGTSVWYHVLRGEKVFYLIRPTPANLQLYQHWMCSSTQSETFFGDQADACYRCVLKQGQTMMIPTGWIHAVLTPVDSLVFGGNFVHSLNIPMQIQIYELEKKMKTPTKFQYPGFETINWFAAKKLLKELKELNNEGKKCPPYLLQGVKALLSILKQWNTDKDYNMISRGQIPENINSQKLLKDFSKEIRHAERYLISLNPPKPERESKRKKKKPLNKDFVDYDVADRMVDNPFKTTLKETNKVETTIGETLPSGRPPLKLTLPKPIMYPYVKTQGPSLEEKPSGPPNNKRSSKPGKQSPTVIRFKLGNNEVVRSTHDSINVYKNLSSDHPLDTTKDLTWKQTSIYDFHDGSNESDFGRLTVDESPKRKKTVRTNAQKRLKRDYDGDVDILSDVPKNGIEELLKASAYTLGNGAQRLDVTSTVIPQYSQPMPPPTGSGRASPSTREAIAGMLSISEQCYSTTSDSTTKSAKTAKTKPQEDDDDDDDQSIENIDKVHQDDDFIYPALDASDDEDYMFKSKSKSQIDEAWNPKARVGPLLPKTNRPAREGVKKTSVEKGLEAAAAKRAKQSDDYLDNNMEKGSKKKLSTAKRTYNKKKPKSLPVSTAGGTSTSSTEESLKTNIGFGSILTSPNRLKDVKAKLAAPVPVERKPKKGMKTAKQRLGKILKLHKMMH from the exons ATGGTTGTTCCCCCTCCAAACTTCAGTGTTTACGATGTGGAAAGTTACATAG GTGGAGACCGAGAGATGGACGTGATCGATGTGACAAGACAAAGCAAtataagaatgaaattaaGAGACTTTGTCGAGTATTACAATTCCCCTTGCAGGACAAGGGTTCTTAATGTGATTAGTCTTGAATTTACAAACACTGG TCTTTCACCAATGGTCGAAGCACCATACATCGCGCGTAAACTCGACTGGGTTAATTCTGTTTGGCCGCGCGATTGGTCCGAGGATAGTGACATAAAACGTCCTgaagtacaaaaatattgcCTAATGGGGGTCAAAGACAGTTTCACAGATTTCCATGTTGATTTCGGCGGCACCTCCGTGTGGTACCACGTATTGCGTGGGGAGAAAGTGTTTTACCTGATTAGGCCGACTCCCGCGAATTTACAGTTGTATCAGCACTGGATGTGCAGTTCGACCCAAAGTGAAACTTTCTTCGGAGACCAAGCAGACGCGTGTTACAGATGTGTTTTAAAGCAGGGCCAAACTATGATGATTCCAACAGGATGGATACACGCTGTGCTAACTCCGGTAGATTCTTTGGTTTTTGGCGgaaattttgtacatagtCTCAACATTCCGATGCAGATACA AATATACGAATtagagaagaaaatgaaaacacCCACAAAGTTTCAATATCCAGGTTTTGAGACAATCAATTGGTTTGCAgcaaagaaattgttgaaagaattgaaagaattgaACAACGAAGGAAAGAAGTGCCCGCCGTATCTTTTACAGGGCGTTAAAGCGTTGCTTAGCATTCTCAAACAATGGAACACGGATAAAGAC TATAATATGATTAGCAGGGGACAGATACCGGAGAATATAAATAGTCAGAAGTTACTGAAAGATTTTAGCAAGGAAATTCGCCACGCAGAACGATATTTGATATCTCTAAATCCTCCTAAACCAGAGCGGGAGagtaaacgaaaaaaaaagaaaccatTGAACAAAGATTTCGTTGACTACGATGTAGCCGACAGAATGGTCGATAACCCATTCAAAACGACTTTGAAAGAAACGAACAAAGTTGAAACCACGATTGGTGAAACACTGCCGTCCGGACGACCGCCTTTAAAGTTAACTTTACCCAAACCCATCATGTACCCGTACGTTAAAACGCAGGGTCCATCATTGGAAGAGAAACCCAGCGGACCTCCGAACAATAAACGATCCTCGAAGCCAGGAAAACAGAGCCCGACTgtaattagatttaaattgGGCAACAACGAAGTTGTGAGAAGTACACACGATAgcattaatgtatataaaaatttatcttcggATCACCCGCTGGACACGACGAAAGATCTGACATGGAAACAGACTTCTATATACGATTTCCACGACGGTAGCAACGAGAGCGATTTCGGCCGATTAACAGTGGATGAATCcccgaaacgaaaaaaaacgGTGAGAACGAATGCACAGAAACGCCTGAAACGCGATTACGACGGCGACGTAGATATCTTGAGTGATGTACCAAAAAATGGAATCGAAGAACTGTTAAAAGCCTCAGCGTACACTTTAGGAAACGGCGCTCAAAGATTGGACGTAAC GTCTACGGTGATTCCACAGTACAGTCAACCAATGCCACCTCCTACAGG TTCTGGCAGGGCTTCACCGTCGACGCGGGAGGCAATTGCTGGGATGCTGTCGATCAGCGAGCAGTGCTATTCTACCACATCCGACAGCACAACTAAATCCGCGAAAACCGCAAAAACGAAACCGCAAGAggatgatgacgatgacgacgatcagtcgatagaaaatattgataaagtTCATCAGGATGACGATTTCA TTTACCCAGCTTTGGACGCTTCGGACGACGAGGATTATATGTTTAAATCGAAGTCTAAGAGTCAAATAGATGAAGCATGGAATCCAAAAGCAAGGGTGGGACCTTTGTTGCCCAAAACGAATCGTCCAGCTCGGGAAGGTGTAAAGAAAACGTCTGTTGAGAAGGGTTTGGAggcggccgcggcgaaacgagcCAAACAATCG GATGATTATCTGGATAACAACATGGAGAAGGGCTCCAAGAAAAAATTG AGTACAGCGAAGAGGACGTACAATAAAAAGAAGCCGAAGTCCTTGCCTGTCAGCACGGCGGGTGGAACGTCGACTTCTTCTACAGAAGAGTCCTTGAAAACCAATATAGGGTTCGGCTCAATATTAACAAGTCCTAACAGGCTAAAGGATGTTAAAGCGAAATTGGCTGCTCCGGTTCCAGTCG AACGGAAACCAAAGAAAGGGATGAAAACAGCAAAACAACGGTTGGGAAAGATTTTAAAGTTACACAAAATGATGCACTAA